A portion of the Pseudomonas protegens CHA0 genome contains these proteins:
- the rpoS gene encoding RNA polymerase sigma factor RpoS, whose amino-acid sequence MALSKEVPEFDIDDEVLLMESSIDMDSMSNNEGATPPSVRTKSKSSASLKQHKYIDYTRALDATQLYLNEIGFSPLLSPEEEVHFARLSQSGDPAGRKRMIESNLRLVVKIARRYVNRGLSLLDLIEEGNLGLIRAVEKFDPERGFRFSTYATWWIRQTIERAIMNQTRTIRLPIHVVKELNVYLRAARELTQKLDHEPSPEEIANLLEKPVAEVKRMLGLNERVSSVDVSLGPDSDKTLLDTLTDDRPTDPCELLQDDDLSQSIDQWLSELTEKQREVVVRRFGLRGHESSTLEDVGLEIGLTRERVRQIQVEGLKRLREILEKNGLSSESLFQ is encoded by the coding sequence ATGGCTCTCAGTAAAGAAGTGCCGGAGTTTGACATCGACGATGAGGTTCTCCTTATGGAGAGCAGCATCGATATGGATTCGATGTCGAATAATGAGGGGGCAACTCCACCTTCCGTTCGCACCAAATCCAAAAGCTCCGCTTCATTAAAGCAACACAAATACATTGATTACACGCGTGCACTCGATGCCACGCAGCTGTACCTCAATGAAATCGGTTTTTCTCCATTGCTCTCCCCCGAAGAGGAAGTGCACTTTGCGCGGTTGTCGCAAAGTGGTGATCCGGCCGGGCGCAAGCGCATGATTGAAAGCAACTTGCGGCTGGTGGTGAAAATCGCCCGGCGCTATGTCAATCGTGGCCTGTCGCTGCTGGACCTGATCGAAGAGGGCAACCTCGGGCTGATCCGAGCGGTGGAGAAGTTCGATCCGGAACGCGGCTTCCGCTTCTCGACCTATGCCACCTGGTGGATTCGTCAGACCATCGAGCGGGCCATCATGAATCAGACCCGGACCATCCGGTTGCCGATCCATGTGGTCAAAGAACTCAACGTCTACTTGCGCGCCGCCCGTGAGTTGACGCAAAAACTCGATCATGAACCCTCCCCCGAAGAAATCGCCAACCTGCTGGAGAAGCCGGTGGCCGAAGTCAAACGCATGCTCGGCCTGAACGAGCGGGTTTCTTCGGTTGATGTCTCCCTGGGCCCGGATTCGGACAAGACCCTGCTGGATACCCTGACCGACGACCGTCCGACAGATCCTTGTGAGCTGTTGCAGGACGACGATCTGTCACAAAGTATCGATCAGTGGCTTTCCGAATTGACCGAGAAGCAGCGTGAAGTGGTAGTGCGACGTTTCGGCCTGCGAGGACACGAGAGCAGCACCCTTGAAGATGTGGGCCTGGAGATCGGTCTGACCCGTGAGCGGGTTCGGCAGATCCAGGTTGAAGGGCTCAAGCGCCTTCGGGAAATTCTCGAGAAGAATGGATTGTCCAGTGAGTCGCTGTTTCAGTAG
- a CDS encoding helix-turn-helix transcriptional regulator: MRSMQIRNVSTVLRELLDRDGISPTELHRRTGVPQSTLSRILSGKIVDPSDKHISRIAEYFQVSTDQLRGRMDIAPARAAAPRDEIHSELKDISLWDDDTPVDDDEVSVPFLREVELAAGSGRFVIEESERASLRFGKRSLRHNGVQFDQAKCVTVRGNSMLPVLRDGATVGVNAGKCAIGDIVDGDLYAINHNGQLRVKQLYRLPTGIRLRSFNRDEHPDEDYSFQEIQEEQISILGHVFWWGMYAR; encoded by the coding sequence ATGCGTTCTATGCAAATACGCAACGTTTCTACCGTCTTAAGAGAGCTGCTGGATCGTGACGGAATCTCCCCCACGGAGCTTCACCGTCGCACCGGTGTGCCTCAATCCACCCTCTCGCGGATTCTCAGCGGGAAGATCGTCGATCCTTCGGATAAGCACATCTCGCGGATCGCCGAATACTTCCAGGTGAGCACCGACCAGTTGCGTGGGCGCATGGATATCGCGCCTGCCCGGGCTGCTGCGCCCCGTGACGAGATTCATTCGGAACTCAAGGACATAAGCCTGTGGGACGACGATACCCCTGTCGATGACGACGAGGTGTCGGTTCCCTTTCTGCGCGAGGTTGAATTGGCTGCTGGATCAGGAAGATTCGTCATCGAGGAAAGCGAACGCGCCAGCCTGCGCTTCGGAAAGCGCAGCCTGCGGCACAACGGCGTGCAGTTCGACCAGGCCAAGTGCGTCACGGTGCGTGGCAACAGCATGTTGCCGGTGCTGCGGGACGGCGCCACGGTGGGCGTCAATGCCGGCAAATGCGCAATTGGCGACATCGTTGATGGCGACCTCTACGCGATCAACCACAACGGCCAATTGCGGGTGAAGCAGCTGTATCGCCTACCTACAGGGATCCGCCTGCGCAGCTTCAACCGCGATGAACACCCGGATGAGGACTACAGCTTCCAGGAGATCCAGGAAGAGCAGATCAGCATCCTCGGTCACGTCTTCTGGTGGGGCATGTACGCCCGCTAA
- the ispF gene encoding 2-C-methyl-D-erythritol 2,4-cyclodiphosphate synthase: MRIGHGYDVHRFAEGDFITLGGVRIAHHFGLLAHSDGDVLLHALSDALLGAAALGDIGKHFPDTDPQFKGADSRVLLRHVVALIHAKGWKIGNVDNTIVAQAPKMAPHIETMRALIAEDLQVELDQVNVKATTTEKLGFVGREEGIAVHSVALLQRP; this comes from the coding sequence ATGCGTATTGGCCACGGCTACGATGTGCACCGTTTCGCTGAGGGCGACTTCATCACGTTGGGGGGGGTGCGTATTGCCCACCATTTCGGGCTGCTCGCGCACTCCGATGGTGATGTGCTGTTACACGCACTCAGTGATGCCCTTCTGGGCGCTGCCGCGCTGGGTGATATCGGCAAGCACTTTCCGGACACCGATCCGCAGTTCAAGGGCGCCGACAGCCGTGTCCTGCTGCGTCATGTTGTCGCGCTGATTCATGCCAAGGGCTGGAAGATCGGCAACGTCGACAACACCATCGTCGCCCAGGCACCGAAAATGGCACCTCACATTGAAACCATGCGGGCCTTGATTGCCGAGGACCTGCAGGTCGAGCTGGACCAGGTGAACGTGAAGGCAACCACCACCGAAAAACTCGGCTTTGTCGGCCGCGAGGAAGGCATCGCCGTGCATTCCGTGGCCTTGTTGCAACGCCCATGA
- a CDS encoding protein-L-isoaspartate(D-aspartate) O-methyltransferase, whose translation MTSQRTRERLIQRLYDEGLSNPQVLEVIRRTPRHLFVDEALAHRAYEDTALPIGHNQTISQPYMVARMSELLLAAGPLDKVLEIGTGSGYQTAVLSQLVERVFSVERIKVLQDRAKERLQELNLRNVVFRWGDGWEGWPALAPYNGIIVTAVATDIPQALLDQLAPGGRLVIPVGAGEVQQLMLIIREEQGFARHVLGAVRFVPLLNGPLA comes from the coding sequence ATGACTTCCCAGCGTACCCGCGAACGCCTGATCCAGCGCCTGTATGACGAGGGGCTGTCCAACCCTCAGGTACTGGAAGTGATTCGGCGCACACCGCGGCATCTGTTTGTCGATGAGGCCCTGGCCCATCGTGCCTATGAAGACACGGCGCTGCCGATCGGCCACAACCAGACCATCTCCCAGCCTTATATGGTGGCCCGCATGAGTGAGCTGCTGCTGGCGGCCGGGCCGCTGGACAAGGTACTGGAGATCGGCACCGGTTCGGGCTACCAGACTGCGGTGTTGTCGCAGCTGGTGGAGCGGGTGTTTTCGGTGGAGCGGATCAAGGTCCTGCAAGACCGGGCCAAGGAGCGCCTGCAGGAATTGAACCTGCGCAACGTCGTATTTCGCTGGGGCGACGGCTGGGAAGGCTGGCCGGCGCTGGCGCCCTATAACGGCATCATCGTCACTGCCGTCGCCACCGATATCCCCCAGGCCCTGCTCGATCAACTCGCGCCTGGCGGGCGCCTGGTGATTCCGGTGGGGGCAGGGGAGGTGCAGCAGTTGATGCTGATCATCCGTGAAGAACAGGGCTTTGCCCGGCACGTCCTGGGGGCGGTGCGTTTTGTGCCGTTGCTCAATGGTCCCCTGGCCTGA
- the truD gene encoding tRNA pseudouridine(13) synthase TruD has protein sequence MNELQLLGPRAYGDALGSAVLKATAEDFQVDEVLDIPLSGEGEHLWLWVEKRGLNTEEAARRIAKAAGVSLRTVSYAGLKDRQALTRQWFSVQLPGKADPDLGAAENHTLKILEATRHKRKLQRGAHAANGFTLRLTELKADQAAIDERLKRIAAQGIPNYFGAQRFGYDGGNLADARSWAARQALPEQRNVRSRLLSTARSYLFNQALAARVADGTWQQAQVGDLLAFTDSRSFFMAGPDECTDPRLAILDLHPTGPLWGEGESPAGGVVHELEQQMADREAALCEWLIKAGMSHERRILRLPIGGLTWHYPEPDILQLEFVLPAGCFATALVRELVDLVPVGQTDSSCAF, from the coding sequence ATGAATGAACTGCAATTGTTGGGCCCGCGGGCCTATGGCGATGCCCTGGGCAGCGCCGTACTCAAGGCCACTGCCGAAGACTTCCAGGTTGATGAAGTACTCGATATCCCGCTGAGCGGGGAAGGCGAGCATCTGTGGCTGTGGGTGGAAAAACGCGGCTTGAACACCGAGGAAGCGGCGCGGCGGATCGCCAAGGCGGCGGGGGTGTCGTTGCGCACCGTCAGCTATGCCGGGCTCAAGGATCGCCAGGCGCTGACCCGCCAGTGGTTCAGTGTGCAACTGCCGGGCAAGGCCGATCCGGATCTTGGCGCAGCGGAAAATCACACTCTGAAGATCCTCGAGGCCACCCGCCACAAGCGCAAATTGCAGCGTGGGGCCCATGCCGCCAATGGTTTTACCCTGCGTCTGACAGAGCTCAAGGCGGATCAGGCAGCCATCGACGAGCGCCTGAAGAGGATTGCCGCTCAAGGTATTCCCAACTATTTCGGCGCCCAGCGCTTCGGCTACGACGGTGGCAACCTGGCGGACGCCCGTAGCTGGGCTGCCCGCCAGGCGCTGCCGGAGCAGCGCAATGTGCGTTCGCGCCTGTTGTCCACCGCCCGCAGCTACCTGTTCAACCAGGCGCTGGCAGCGCGAGTGGCGGACGGCACTTGGCAGCAGGCGCAAGTGGGCGACTTGCTGGCATTTACCGACAGCCGCAGCTTTTTCATGGCCGGCCCGGATGAATGCACGGATCCGCGCCTGGCAATTCTTGACTTGCATCCCACAGGCCCGTTGTGGGGCGAAGGCGAGTCTCCGGCGGGTGGTGTGGTTCATGAACTTGAACAGCAGATGGCCGACCGCGAGGCGGCACTGTGCGAATGGCTGATAAAAGCCGGCATGAGCCACGAACGACGCATCCTGCGGCTGCCCATTGGCGGTTTGACGTGGCATTATCCCGAGCCTGATATTCTGCAACTGGAATTCGTCCTCCCGGCCGGATGTTTCGCCACCGCCTTGGTGCGTGAACTCGTCGATCTGGTGCCGGTGGGGCAGACGGACAGCTCATGCGCATTCTGA
- a CDS encoding peptidoglycan DD-metalloendopeptidase family protein: MSLTVIAQRIGTTSFQRLMIGLALSSLLVGCSSTKSSSVGVVERSNTVAPQRPTVTTGQYAVRRGDTLFSIAFRYGWDYKALAARNNIAEPYTIHPGQVIRFDGRTGTTPATVVTSTQSSASSSSKTTVIRRPAGTTTTPATATTTNPASKPAPAPATPAGPAPTGWGWPSNGVLIGKFSSNGSLNKGIDIAGDLGQPVLAASDGTVVYAGSGLRGYGELVIIKHNETYVSAYGHNRKLLVREGQQVKVGQTIAEMGSTGTDRVKLHFEIRRQGKPVDPLQFLPRR; encoded by the coding sequence GTGAGTCTCACAGTCATTGCGCAGCGTATAGGTACAACAAGCTTTCAGCGACTGATGATTGGCCTTGCCTTGAGTTCCTTGTTGGTCGGTTGCTCCAGCACCAAATCCAGCAGCGTGGGGGTGGTCGAGCGCAGTAACACTGTTGCGCCGCAGCGCCCTACGGTGACCACCGGGCAGTACGCGGTGCGTCGCGGAGACACCTTGTTTTCCATTGCCTTCCGCTATGGCTGGGACTACAAGGCGCTGGCCGCTCGCAACAACATCGCCGAGCCTTACACCATCCATCCCGGGCAGGTCATTCGCTTTGACGGCCGCACTGGCACTACGCCGGCGACGGTTGTTACCAGCACCCAGTCCAGTGCCTCTTCCTCCAGCAAGACCACGGTCATTCGTCGCCCGGCAGGCACCACGACAACGCCTGCAACTGCCACCACCACCAACCCAGCGAGCAAGCCGGCGCCTGCTCCGGCTACCCCCGCGGGCCCCGCTCCTACGGGTTGGGGATGGCCTTCGAACGGTGTTCTGATTGGAAAATTTTCTTCAAACGGTAGTTTGAATAAAGGCATTGATATCGCCGGAGATTTGGGACAGCCTGTTTTAGCTGCGTCTGATGGGACGGTGGTTTACGCCGGGAGTGGCTTAAGGGGCTACGGCGAATTAGTCATCATCAAACACAACGAAACCTACGTCAGTGCTTACGGCCACAACCGCAAGCTATTGGTTCGGGAGGGACAGCAGGTCAAAGTCGGACAGACAATTGCCGAGATGGGATCAACTGGTACAGACCGGGTGAAACTGCACTTTGAGATTCGCCGACAAGGTAAACCTGTAGATCCGCTGCAATTCCTGCCACGTCGTTGA
- the mutS gene encoding DNA mismatch repair protein MutS, which yields MSKNTSDLSSHTPMMQQYWRLKNQHPDQLMFYRMGDFYEIFYEDAKKAAKLLDITLTARGQSAGQAIPMCGIPYHAAEGYLAKLVKLGESVVICEQVGDPATSKGPVERQVVRIITPGTVSDEALLDERRDNLIAAVLGDERLFGLAVLDITSGNFSVLEIKGWENLLAELERINPVELLIPDDWPQGLPAEKRRGVRRRAPWDFERDSAHKSLCQQFSTQDLKGFGCETLTLAIGAAGCLLSYAKETQRTALPHLRSLRHERLDDTVVLDGASRRNLELDTNLAGGRDNTLQSVVDRCQTAMGSRLLTRWLNRPLRDLKVLEARQSSITCLLDGYRFERLQPQLKEIGDIERILARIGLRNARPRDLARLRDALAALPELQEAMTELEATHLNQLAATTSTYPELAALLAKAIIDNPPAVIRDGGVLKTGYDAELDELQSLSENAGQFLIDLEAREKARTGLANLKVGYNRIHGYFIELPSKQAEQAPADYIRRQTLKGAERFITPELKEFEDKALSAKSRALAREKMLYDALLETLISHLPPLQDTAGALAELDVLSNLAERALNLDLNCPRFVSEPCMRITQGRHPVVEQVLTTPFVANDLSLDDNTRMLVITGPNMGGKSTYMRQTALIVLLAHIGSFVPAASCELSLVDRIFTRIGSSDDLAGGRSTFMVEMSETANILHNATERSLVLMDEVGRGTSTFDGLSLAWAAAERLAHLRAYTLFATHYFELTVLPESEPLVANVHLNATEHNERIVFLHHVLPGPASQSYGLAVAQLAGVPSAVITRAREHLSRLETTSLPHEVAPQAPGKPSVPQQSDMFASLPHPVLDDLAKLDLDDMTPRRALEMLYTLKTRI from the coding sequence ATGAGTAAAAATACCTCCGATCTGTCCTCCCACACGCCGATGATGCAGCAGTACTGGCGCCTCAAGAACCAGCACCCTGATCAGTTGATGTTCTACCGCATGGGCGACTTCTACGAGATCTTCTATGAAGACGCGAAGAAGGCCGCCAAGCTGCTGGACATCACCCTGACGGCGCGCGGGCAGTCGGCCGGCCAGGCGATTCCCATGTGCGGTATTCCTTACCACGCCGCCGAGGGCTACCTGGCCAAGCTGGTAAAGCTCGGCGAGTCGGTGGTGATCTGCGAACAGGTGGGGGACCCGGCGACCAGCAAGGGCCCGGTGGAACGCCAGGTGGTGCGTATCATCACGCCAGGCACCGTGAGTGACGAGGCTCTGCTGGATGAGCGCCGCGACAACCTGATCGCCGCCGTGCTGGGCGACGAGCGTCTGTTCGGCCTGGCGGTACTGGACATCACCAGCGGCAACTTCAGCGTCCTGGAAATCAAGGGCTGGGAGAATTTGCTGGCCGAGTTGGAACGCATCAACCCAGTGGAGCTGCTGATCCCCGACGACTGGCCACAAGGCCTGCCGGCGGAAAAACGCCGCGGTGTGCGACGCCGTGCCCCCTGGGATTTCGAGCGGGACTCGGCGCACAAGAGCCTCTGCCAGCAGTTCTCTACCCAGGACCTCAAGGGCTTTGGCTGCGAAACCCTGACCCTGGCCATCGGCGCCGCCGGTTGCCTGCTCAGCTATGCCAAGGAAACCCAGCGTACCGCCCTGCCCCACCTGCGCAGCCTGCGTCATGAGCGCCTGGATGACACCGTGGTGTTGGACGGTGCCAGCCGTCGCAACCTGGAACTGGACACCAACCTGGCGGGCGGGCGCGACAACACCCTGCAATCGGTGGTCGACCGCTGCCAGACCGCCATGGGCAGCCGTTTGCTGACCCGCTGGCTGAACCGCCCGCTGCGCGACCTCAAGGTGCTGGAAGCGCGCCAGTCCTCTATTACTTGCCTGCTGGACGGCTACCGTTTCGAACGGCTGCAACCGCAGTTGAAGGAAATCGGCGATATCGAGCGGATTCTGGCGCGAATCGGCCTGCGCAATGCTCGTCCGCGGGACTTGGCCCGTCTACGTGATGCCCTGGCTGCACTGCCCGAGCTGCAAGAAGCCATGACCGAGCTGGAGGCCACTCACCTCAATCAGCTGGCTGCCACCACCAGCACCTACCCGGAGCTGGCCGCTCTGCTGGCCAAGGCCATCATCGACAACCCGCCGGCGGTGATCCGTGACGGCGGTGTACTCAAGACCGGCTACGACGCCGAGCTCGACGAGCTGCAGTCGCTGAGCGAGAACGCCGGACAGTTCCTGATTGACCTGGAAGCCCGCGAGAAAGCCCGTACCGGCCTGGCCAACCTCAAGGTCGGCTACAACCGTATCCATGGCTATTTCATCGAGCTGCCAAGCAAGCAGGCCGAACAGGCCCCGGCGGACTACATTCGCCGCCAGACATTGAAAGGCGCCGAGCGCTTCATCACTCCGGAACTCAAGGAGTTCGAAGACAAGGCGCTATCGGCCAAGAGCCGTGCCCTGGCCCGGGAGAAGATGCTCTACGACGCGCTGCTGGAAACCCTGATCAGCCATTTGCCGCCGTTGCAGGATACCGCTGGTGCCCTGGCTGAGCTGGACGTGTTGAGCAACCTGGCCGAGCGCGCCTTGAACCTGGACCTCAACTGCCCACGTTTTGTCAGCGAACCTTGCATGCGCATCACCCAGGGTCGTCACCCAGTGGTGGAGCAAGTGTTGACCACGCCTTTCGTGGCCAACGACCTGAGCCTGGACGACAACACGCGGATGCTGGTGATCACCGGTCCGAACATGGGCGGTAAATCCACCTATATGCGCCAGACGGCCCTGATCGTGCTGCTGGCCCATATCGGCAGCTTCGTCCCGGCGGCTAGCTGCGAGCTGTCCCTGGTGGACCGGATCTTCACCCGTATCGGCTCCAGCGACGACCTGGCCGGCGGCCGTTCGACCTTCATGGTGGAAATGAGCGAAACCGCGAACATCCTGCACAACGCAACGGAACGCAGCCTGGTGCTGATGGACGAAGTGGGACGCGGTACCAGCACCTTTGACGGACTTTCCCTGGCCTGGGCTGCGGCAGAACGTCTCGCCCACCTGCGCGCCTATACCCTGTTCGCCACCCACTATTTCGAACTGACGGTACTGCCGGAAAGCGAGCCGCTGGTGGCCAACGTGCACCTCAATGCCACCGAGCACAATGAGCGCATTGTGTTCCTGCACCATGTCCTTCCAGGCCCAGCCAGCCAGAGCTATGGGCTGGCGGTAGCCCAGCTGGCCGGGGTTCCCAGCGCAGTCATCACCCGCGCCCGGGAGCACTTGAGCCGCCTGGAAACCACCAGTTTGCCCCATGAAGTGGCGCCTCAAGCGCCGGGCAAACCCTCGGTTCCGCAACAAAGCGACATGTTCGCCAGCCTGCCGCACCCGGTGCTCGACGACCTGGCCAAGCTGGATCTGGATGACATGACGCCACGCCGAGCGCTGGAAATGCTCTATACATTGAAGACACGCATCTAA
- the fdxA gene encoding ferredoxin FdxA, with amino-acid sequence MTFVVTDNCIKCKYTDCVEVCPVDCFYEGPNFLVIHPDECIDCALCEPECPAVAIFSEDEVPEEMQEFIQLNVELAEIWPNITEKKDPLPDAEEWDGVKGKIKDLER; translated from the coding sequence ATGACCTTCGTCGTCACCGACAACTGCATCAAGTGCAAGTACACCGACTGCGTAGAAGTCTGTCCGGTGGACTGCTTTTACGAAGGCCCGAACTTCCTGGTGATTCACCCGGATGAGTGCATTGATTGCGCACTGTGTGAGCCTGAATGCCCCGCTGTAGCGATTTTCTCCGAGGATGAAGTCCCGGAAGAGATGCAAGAATTCATTCAGTTGAACGTCGAGCTGGCAGAGATCTGGCCGAACATCACTGAAAAGAAAGATCCGTTGCCGGATGCCGAAGAGTGGGATGGCGTCAAAGGCAAGATCAAGGATCTCGAACGCTGA
- a CDS encoding phage baseplate assembly protein V — protein sequence MNYVTATHDRMLSGLILPCAVVGVDLAAGRLRVSDGAGWTSAWVRWHSQAAGKARHWRAPSLGEQGVLISPSGEPAQGTFVPGLYGDAGAQPDNREHVEVWRFDDGGSLVYDWQAKSYSISLPSGTVTIQVGTSSVLVTDSSITGNADSITLTGAITLNGEVQINGASLKHNGVNVGSTHIHPAVMPGPGATAPPQ from the coding sequence GTGAATTACGTCACCGCAACTCACGACCGAATGCTTTCTGGCCTGATCCTGCCTTGCGCTGTGGTCGGCGTGGACCTTGCCGCGGGCAGACTGCGGGTATCCGATGGCGCGGGCTGGACCAGCGCCTGGGTTCGCTGGCACAGCCAGGCCGCCGGCAAGGCCCGGCACTGGCGGGCGCCGAGCCTGGGGGAGCAGGGCGTACTGATCAGCCCCAGTGGCGAGCCGGCGCAGGGCACCTTCGTTCCCGGCCTATATGGCGATGCCGGTGCCCAGCCGGATAACCGCGAGCACGTCGAGGTCTGGCGCTTCGATGATGGCGGCTCGCTGGTCTACGACTGGCAGGCCAAGAGCTACAGCATCTCCCTGCCCAGCGGCACGGTGACGATTCAGGTCGGCACCAGTTCGGTCTTGGTGACGGACAGCAGCATTACCGGCAACGCCGACAGCATCACCCTGACGGGGGCAATCACCTTGAATGGCGAGGTGCAAATCAACGGTGCGAGCTTGAAGCACAACGGGGTGAATGTCGGCTCGACCCACATCCATCCAGCCGTGATGCCCGGCCCCGGAGCAACCGCTCCACCGCAGTGA
- the surE gene encoding 5'/3'-nucleotidase SurE, with the protein MRILISNDDGVTAPGIAALHAALADYAECVVIAPDQDKSGASSSLTLDRPLHPHTLGNGFISINGTPTDCVHLGLNGLLEHDPDMVVSGINLGANLGDDVLYSGTVAAALEGRFLQRPAIAFSLVSRQVENLATAAYFARKLVQAQALLDLPPRTVLNVNIPNLPLDHIRGIQLTRLGHRARAAAPMKVVDPRGKAGYWIAAAGDAEDGGPGTDFHAVMQGYVSVTPLQLDRTFNDAFRSLDGWLEGLR; encoded by the coding sequence ATGCGCATTCTGATTTCTAACGATGATGGGGTAACTGCACCCGGTATCGCGGCGTTGCACGCTGCGCTGGCGGATTACGCCGAGTGCGTGGTTATCGCTCCGGATCAAGACAAAAGCGGCGCCAGCAGCTCGCTGACGCTCGACCGTCCGTTGCATCCGCACACCCTTGGCAACGGCTTTATCAGCATCAATGGCACCCCCACCGACTGTGTTCACCTGGGGCTCAACGGCCTGCTGGAGCATGACCCGGACATGGTGGTGTCGGGCATCAACCTGGGGGCCAACCTCGGTGATGACGTGCTGTACTCCGGGACGGTCGCCGCTGCATTGGAAGGGCGCTTCCTGCAACGCCCTGCGATCGCCTTTTCGCTGGTCTCGCGCCAGGTGGAGAACCTTGCGACCGCAGCCTATTTCGCGCGCAAGCTGGTGCAAGCCCAGGCCTTGCTGGATTTACCACCACGGACGGTGTTGAACGTGAATATTCCCAACCTGCCGCTTGATCATATTCGGGGCATCCAGTTGACCCGCCTGGGCCATCGCGCCCGTGCTGCGGCACCGATGAAGGTGGTCGACCCCCGCGGCAAGGCGGGTTACTGGATCGCTGCCGCCGGCGACGCCGAGGATGGCGGGCCCGGCACCGACTTTCATGCAGTGATGCAGGGCTACGTGTCTGTCACGCCGCTGCAGCTGGATCGCACCTTCAATGACGCGTTCAGGAGTCTGGATGGCTGGTTGGAGGGGCTGCGCTGA
- a CDS encoding GPW/gp25 family protein, whose amino-acid sequence MIGMDRRTGLPLSGIEHLRQSIEDILTTPLGSRRMLPEYGSNLRRYVDLPVTGGWKSAVQAEVARALLRWEPRLKLERVKVVAVVEGQVSFQLTGRYLGNDAVLEVTA is encoded by the coding sequence ATGATCGGAATGGATCGCCGTACCGGCTTGCCGCTGTCCGGCATCGAGCATTTGCGGCAGTCCATCGAGGATATCCTGACCACGCCCTTGGGCAGCCGGCGGATGCTTCCTGAATACGGCAGCAACCTGCGCCGTTATGTCGACTTGCCGGTGACCGGTGGCTGGAAAAGCGCGGTTCAGGCAGAAGTCGCCCGGGCGCTGTTGCGCTGGGAGCCCCGCTTGAAGCTGGAGCGGGTAAAGGTTGTAGCGGTGGTGGAGGGCCAGGTCAGTTTCCAACTGACGGGCCGCTACCTGGGTAATGACGCGGTTTTGGAGGTGACGGCATGA
- a CDS encoding phage holin family protein: MTNEQQALLDMPIWLVIVLALVGGVSGEMWRADKEGARGWSLLRRLALRSGACVVCGVSAIMLLYAAGVSIWTACAFGCLTAMAGADVAIGLYERWAAKRIGVCEPPSRDSHSDQP, translated from the coding sequence ATGACAAACGAGCAACAAGCGTTGCTGGACATGCCGATCTGGCTGGTCATCGTCCTGGCGCTGGTCGGTGGCGTTTCCGGTGAAATGTGGCGCGCCGACAAGGAGGGCGCCCGTGGCTGGTCGCTGCTGCGGCGTCTGGCACTGCGCTCCGGAGCCTGCGTGGTCTGCGGGGTCTCGGCGATCATGCTGCTGTATGCCGCCGGCGTGTCGATCTGGACCGCCTGCGCCTTCGGTTGCCTGACCGCCATGGCCGGCGCCGACGTCGCCATCGGCCTTTATGAGCGCTGGGCGGCCAAGCGCATCGGGGTATGCGAACCGCCTTCCCGGGATTCCCATTCGGACCAGCCTTGA